Proteins from a single region of Diaphorobacter limosus:
- the exaC gene encoding acetaldehyde dehydrogenase ExaC, producing MDMFEFKRFNLDLSFPYRQQYDNFIGGKWVAPAAGRYFDNVSPITGKPFCKVAQSDATDINLALDAAHAAQEKWGKTSVAERSGILLKIADRMEQNLELLAIAETIDNGKPLRETMAADLPLGIDHFRYFAGCIRGQEGTISEIDANTVAYHFHEPMGVVGQIIPWNFPILMACWKLAPALAAGCSIVMKPAEQTPASILVLMELIADLLPPGVVNIVNGYGREAGEALATSKRIAKIAFTGSTPVGQRILHAAADNLIPSTVELGGKSPNIFFADVMDADDEFFDKALEGFSMFALNQGEICTCPSRILVQESIYERFMERAVARVQAMKQGHPLDRSTMVGAQVSQAQLDRILGYIDIGRGEGAKCLTGGERLRAGGEINDGFFIKPTLLYGQNDMRVFQEEIFGPVASVTTFKDVQDAVRIANDTEFGLGAGVWSRNGSVAYHMGRAIQAGRVWTNCYHLYPAHAAFGGYKKSGIGRETHKLALSNYQQTKNLLVSYNPKALGFF from the coding sequence ATGGACATGTTCGAATTCAAGCGCTTCAACCTCGACCTTTCCTTCCCCTACCGCCAGCAGTACGACAACTTCATCGGCGGCAAATGGGTGGCCCCGGCCGCCGGCCGCTATTTCGACAACGTCTCGCCCATCACCGGCAAGCCGTTCTGCAAGGTGGCGCAGTCCGACGCCACCGACATCAATCTGGCCCTGGACGCCGCCCATGCCGCGCAGGAAAAGTGGGGCAAGACCTCGGTGGCCGAGCGCTCGGGCATCCTGCTGAAGATTGCCGACCGCATGGAGCAGAACCTGGAGCTGCTGGCGATCGCCGAGACCATTGACAACGGCAAGCCGCTGCGCGAGACCATGGCCGCCGACCTGCCGCTGGGCATTGACCATTTCCGCTACTTCGCCGGCTGCATCCGCGGCCAGGAAGGCACGATTTCCGAGATCGACGCCAACACCGTGGCCTACCATTTCCACGAGCCCATGGGCGTGGTCGGTCAGATCATTCCCTGGAACTTCCCCATCCTGATGGCCTGCTGGAAGCTGGCCCCGGCCCTGGCCGCCGGCTGCTCCATCGTCATGAAGCCGGCCGAGCAGACCCCCGCCTCCATCCTGGTGCTGATGGAGCTGATCGCCGACCTGCTGCCGCCTGGCGTGGTGAACATCGTCAACGGCTACGGGCGTGAAGCCGGCGAGGCCCTGGCCACCAGCAAGCGCATCGCGAAGATCGCCTTCACCGGCTCCACCCCCGTGGGCCAGCGCATCCTGCACGCCGCGGCCGACAACCTGATCCCCTCCACCGTGGAGCTGGGCGGCAAGAGCCCGAACATCTTCTTTGCCGACGTCATGGACGCCGATGACGAGTTCTTTGACAAGGCGCTGGAGGGCTTCTCCATGTTTGCCCTGAACCAGGGCGAGATCTGCACCTGCCCGTCGCGCATCCTGGTGCAAGAATCCATCTACGAGCGCTTCATGGAGCGCGCCGTGGCCCGTGTGCAGGCCATGAAGCAGGGCCACCCGCTGGACAGGAGCACCATGGTCGGCGCGCAGGTGTCGCAAGCTCAGCTCGATCGCATCTTGGGCTACATCGACATCGGCCGTGGCGAGGGCGCCAAATGCCTGACCGGCGGCGAGCGCCTGCGCGCCGGCGGCGAGATCAACGACGGCTTCTTCATCAAGCCCACGCTGCTCTATGGCCAGAATGACATGCGCGTGTTCCAGGAGGAAATCTTCGGCCCCGTGGCCTCGGTGACCACCTTCAAGGACGTGCAGGACGCCGTGCGCATCGCCAACGACACCGAGTTCGGCCTGGGCGCCGGGGTGTGGAGCCGCAATGGCTCCGTGGCCTACCACATGGGCCGCGCCATCCAGGCCGGCCGCGTGTGGACCAACTGCTACCACCTCTACCCCGCGCACGCGGCCTTCGGCGGCTACAAGAAGTCGGGCATCGGCCGCGAGACGCACAAGCTGGCCCTGTCCAACTACCAGCAGACCAAGAACCTGCTGGTGAGCTACAACCCCAAGGCGCTGGGCTTCTTCTAG
- a CDS encoding TonB-dependent receptor: MHFDHVCAGAGWPLRIATLSGLMALAQGAAAQTSPALPEVTVRSTLVESPLEYSPASVTIVDGERVRDRQWQVNLSESLSTTPGLLLQNRQNYAQDLQLSIRGHGARSTFGVRGVQVFVDGIPATMPDGQGQTNNIDLQSVERIEVLRGPYSTLYGNASGGVINAYTERGEGRPRIDSSFAVGSNGQKRLGLKAQGEQSGVGYVVSASRYLTDGWRAQSAADKNMFNARLDTNPGDSGHLMLVANYVDVDALDPGGVTPADWQANARAVAQGPIDYNMRKSMRQTQVGLSYDHRVDASNALRLMVYAGQRHITQYQSTPRAAQAPATSAGGVIDLGRDYGGMDLRWAHDTRLADSPFSLVAGLAVNVVEEDRQGYNNFLGSALGVKGALRRDERNTLNNADPYLQASWSFAPRWRLDAGLRWSNVKFESRDHYIAPGNGDGSGDTRYRRWLPMLSLQHQISAATQVYASAGGGTETPTFNEISYRPGGLPGLNFGLQPATSRSLELGLRQRLDGDALRGHWSAALFHTDTENEIVTADNTGGRATYRNAGRTRRQGAELGTQLQLARQWQLSGALTLLDAKLRDGFCNAAGTSCVSAGKRIAGTARTQAALGLDWRPHSDWRLGADWRHVSAIAANDSNSIEAPSYNVLGLSASHTRQWGAWKLNAFARLDNVTDKKYVGSVIVNEGNGRFYEAAPGRQWMAGISLGYQF, from the coding sequence ATGCATTTCGATCACGTTTGCGCAGGCGCCGGCTGGCCCCTGCGCATTGCCACTTTGAGCGGCCTGATGGCCCTGGCGCAAGGCGCCGCGGCGCAAACCAGCCCGGCCCTGCCCGAGGTCACGGTGCGCAGCACCCTGGTGGAGTCGCCGCTGGAGTATTCGCCGGCCTCGGTGACCATCGTCGATGGCGAGCGCGTGCGCGACCGCCAGTGGCAGGTGAATCTGTCCGAGTCGCTGTCCACCACGCCCGGCCTGCTGCTGCAGAACCGCCAGAACTACGCCCAGGACCTGCAGCTGTCGATACGCGGCCATGGCGCACGCTCGACCTTCGGCGTGCGCGGCGTGCAGGTCTTCGTGGACGGCATACCCGCCACCATGCCCGACGGCCAGGGCCAGACGAACAACATCGACCTGCAGTCGGTCGAGCGCATCGAGGTGCTGCGCGGACCCTATTCCACGCTGTATGGCAACGCCTCGGGCGGGGTGATCAACGCCTACACCGAGCGCGGCGAGGGCCGCCCGCGCATCGACAGCAGCTTCGCCGTCGGCAGTAACGGCCAGAAACGCCTGGGCCTGAAGGCCCAGGGCGAGCAGAGCGGCGTGGGCTATGTGGTGAGCGCCAGCCGCTACCTGACCGACGGCTGGCGCGCGCAGAGCGCGGCCGACAAGAACATGTTCAACGCCCGCCTGGACACCAACCCGGGCGACAGCGGCCACCTGATGCTGGTGGCCAACTACGTGGATGTGGATGCGCTCGACCCGGGCGGCGTCACGCCCGCCGACTGGCAGGCCAATGCCCGCGCCGTGGCCCAGGGGCCGATCGACTACAACATGCGCAAGAGCATGCGCCAGACCCAGGTGGGCCTGAGCTACGACCACCGCGTGGACGCCAGCAATGCCCTGCGCCTGATGGTGTATGCCGGCCAGCGCCACATCACCCAGTACCAGTCCACGCCCAGGGCGGCACAGGCGCCCGCCACCAGTGCCGGCGGCGTCATCGACCTGGGGCGCGACTATGGCGGCATGGATCTGCGCTGGGCGCATGACACGCGCTTGGCAGACAGCCCCTTCAGCCTGGTGGCCGGCCTGGCCGTGAACGTGGTCGAGGAAGACCGGCAGGGCTACAACAACTTCCTGGGCAGCGCGCTCGGCGTCAAGGGCGCGCTGCGCCGCGACGAGCGCAATACGCTGAACAACGCCGACCCCTACCTGCAGGCCAGCTGGTCGTTTGCGCCGCGCTGGAGGCTCGATGCCGGGCTGCGCTGGAGCAACGTCAAGTTCGAGTCGCGCGACCACTACATCGCCCCCGGCAATGGCGACGGCAGCGGCGACACGCGCTACCGGCGCTGGCTGCCCATGCTGTCGCTGCAGCACCAGATCAGCGCCGCCACCCAGGTCTATGCCTCGGCCGGCGGCGGCACCGAGACGCCCACCTTCAACGAGATCTCCTACCGCCCCGGCGGCCTGCCCGGGCTCAACTTCGGCCTGCAGCCGGCCACCTCGCGCAGCCTGGAGCTGGGCCTGCGCCAGCGCCTGGACGGCGACGCCCTGCGCGGCCATTGGTCGGCGGCGCTGTTCCATACAGACACCGAGAACGAAATCGTCACCGCCGACAACACCGGCGGGCGCGCCACCTACCGCAACGCCGGGCGCACGCGGCGCCAGGGCGCCGAGCTGGGCACCCAGCTGCAGCTGGCACGCCAGTGGCAGCTCAGCGGCGCCCTGACGCTGCTCGACGCCAAGCTGCGCGACGGCTTCTGCAACGCCGCCGGCACCAGCTGCGTGAGCGCCGGCAAGCGCATCGCCGGCACGGCGCGCACCCAGGCCGCCCTCGGGCTGGACTGGCGCCCGCACAGTGATTGGCGCCTGGGCGCGGACTGGCGCCATGTCAGCGCCATTGCCGCCAACGACAGCAACAGCATCGAAGCACCCAGCTACAACGTGCTGGGCCTGAGCGCCAGCCATACCCGGCAATGGGGCGCCT